One part of the Pecten maximus chromosome 9, xPecMax1.1, whole genome shotgun sequence genome encodes these proteins:
- the LOC117334380 gene encoding double-stranded RNA-specific adenosine deaminase-like isoform X1, with protein sequence MTPRPVTPAWDRELVMRRTISDCKVLEGKHPVSALVEYADACRVVARFKEEAKWNPPYCQTYTMRAYIGDRMLAEGTGGSKKVARRKAAEASLDMLKFSSVSLTMSESLTFHDKIAKLCHEKFDTVVADIPVYLADWKVLAGVVMESKTNKTFEVISLASGSRFITGDALTTDGQVLVDSHAEILASRGMKRFFYHHIKKICMGQKSNILQIGGQGKVELASDIELHLYISTAPCGDGALFTHSAGLSVGENGHNPTFGNKKQGLLRTKLEQSEGQSPTPKVIQQYQDMNALRCGKRLRVMSCSDKLCKWNLLGVQGALLANMMEPVYFSSITLGTLYNHGHMARAMCCRLEKNCPIGSLPHGYKVNHPLLGTVSRKTAPQRSVKKLTHSVNWNSADGCPEMTDGTTGLLHNSGYSKTTLTTTKSRLCKRELLRSYNEIGTDVGLRTLVKNDYLATKQTSTQYQRCKKSLYAALHSQGYGTWLGLPRECQEFSTSPNCFPSYRAPR encoded by the exons ATGACACCTCGCCCAGTCACACCAGCCTGGGACCGGGAACTTGTGATGAGACGCACGATCTCTGACTGTAAAGTGTTAGAAGGAAAACATCCCGTCAGTGCATTGGTGGAATATGCAGATGCTTGTAGGGTAGTTGCAAGATTCAAAGAGGAAGCCAAATGGAACCCTCCTTACTGTCAAAC ATACACAATGCGAGCTTATATAGGGGACAGAATGTTAGCTGAAGGGACTGGTGGCAGCAAAAAAGTTGCGAGAAGGAAAGCCGCGGAGGCATCTCTTGATATGTTGAAGTTTTCATCGGTCTCG CTCACTATGAGCGAGTCTTTGACCTTCCATGACAAAATCGCTAAACTCTGTCATGAGAAGTTTGACACAGTGGTAGCAGACATACCTGTTTACCTTGCTGACTGGAAGGTTCTAGCGGGAGTCGTCATGGAATCAAAAACTAACAAGACGTTTGAAGTTATCAGTTTGGCATCTG GGAGTCGCTTTATCACAGGAGACGCACTGACAACAGACGGACAAGTGCTGGTGGACTCGCACGCAGAGATCCTTGCTTCTCGGGGAATGAAAAG ATTCTTTTATCACCATATAAAAAAGATCTGCATGGGACAAAAGTCAAATATCCTTCAAATAGGTGGGCAGGGAAAGGTTGAGCTAGCATCTGATATCGAACTTCACCTGTATATTTCCACCGCGCCCTGTGGAGACGGAGCATTGTTTACGCACAG TGCTGGACTGTCAGTTGGAGAAAACGGTCATAATCCAACATTCGGTAATAAAAAGCAAGGACTACTACGGACAAAACTCGAACAAA GCGAAGGACAGAGTCCGACCCCAAAAGTGATTCAGCAGTACCAGGATATGAACGCATTGAGATGTGGGAAACGATTGCGTGTCATGTCTTGTAGTGACAAGCTCTGCAAGTGGAACCTTTTAGGAGTGCAAGGAGCGCTTCTGGCCAATATGATGGAACCTGTGTACTTCAGCTCCATTACATTAG GAACTCTTTACAACCACGGACACATGGCAAGGGCAATGTGCTGCAGGCTGGAAAAGAACTGTCCGATAGGATCTTTACCACATGGTTATAAGGTAAATCATCCCTTACTTGGTACTGTATCTCGGAAGACAGCTCCCCAACGAAGCGTCAAGAAATTGACACATAGCGTTAACTGGAATAGTGCGGACGGTTGCCCAGAAATGACGGATGGAACAACAGGCCTACTACACAACAGTGGATATAGCAAAACAACGTTAACCAC gACCAAATCAAGACTGTGTAAACGAGAGCTGCTGCGGTCCTATAATGAAATAGGTACGGATGTAGGCTTACGGACCCTTGTCAAGAATGACTACCTAGCGACTAAACAAACATCTACGCAATACCAGCGCTGCAAGAAATCCCTGTATGCAGCCTTACACAGCCAGGGGTATGGGACATGGTTAGGACTTCCGAGAGAATGCCAGGAATTTTCAACGTCTCCCAACTGCTTTCCGTCGTATCGCGCACCTAGGTAA
- the LOC117334380 gene encoding double-stranded RNA-specific adenosine deaminase-like isoform X2 has product MRAYIGDRMLAEGTGGSKKVARRKAAEASLDMLKFSSVSLTMSESLTFHDKIAKLCHEKFDTVVADIPVYLADWKVLAGVVMESKTNKTFEVISLASGSRFITGDALTTDGQVLVDSHAEILASRGMKRFFYHHIKKICMGQKSNILQIGGQGKVELASDIELHLYISTAPCGDGALFTHSAGLSVGENGHNPTFGNKKQGLLRTKLEQSEGQSPTPKVIQQYQDMNALRCGKRLRVMSCSDKLCKWNLLGVQGALLANMMEPVYFSSITLGTLYNHGHMARAMCCRLEKNCPIGSLPHGYKVNHPLLGTVSRKTAPQRSVKKLTHSVNWNSADGCPEMTDGTTGLLHNSGYSKTTLTTTKSRLCKRELLRSYNEIGTDVGLRTLVKNDYLATKQTSTQYQRCKKSLYAALHSQGYGTWLGLPRECQEFSTSPNCFPSYRAPR; this is encoded by the exons ATGCGAGCTTATATAGGGGACAGAATGTTAGCTGAAGGGACTGGTGGCAGCAAAAAAGTTGCGAGAAGGAAAGCCGCGGAGGCATCTCTTGATATGTTGAAGTTTTCATCGGTCTCG CTCACTATGAGCGAGTCTTTGACCTTCCATGACAAAATCGCTAAACTCTGTCATGAGAAGTTTGACACAGTGGTAGCAGACATACCTGTTTACCTTGCTGACTGGAAGGTTCTAGCGGGAGTCGTCATGGAATCAAAAACTAACAAGACGTTTGAAGTTATCAGTTTGGCATCTG GGAGTCGCTTTATCACAGGAGACGCACTGACAACAGACGGACAAGTGCTGGTGGACTCGCACGCAGAGATCCTTGCTTCTCGGGGAATGAAAAG ATTCTTTTATCACCATATAAAAAAGATCTGCATGGGACAAAAGTCAAATATCCTTCAAATAGGTGGGCAGGGAAAGGTTGAGCTAGCATCTGATATCGAACTTCACCTGTATATTTCCACCGCGCCCTGTGGAGACGGAGCATTGTTTACGCACAG TGCTGGACTGTCAGTTGGAGAAAACGGTCATAATCCAACATTCGGTAATAAAAAGCAAGGACTACTACGGACAAAACTCGAACAAA GCGAAGGACAGAGTCCGACCCCAAAAGTGATTCAGCAGTACCAGGATATGAACGCATTGAGATGTGGGAAACGATTGCGTGTCATGTCTTGTAGTGACAAGCTCTGCAAGTGGAACCTTTTAGGAGTGCAAGGAGCGCTTCTGGCCAATATGATGGAACCTGTGTACTTCAGCTCCATTACATTAG GAACTCTTTACAACCACGGACACATGGCAAGGGCAATGTGCTGCAGGCTGGAAAAGAACTGTCCGATAGGATCTTTACCACATGGTTATAAGGTAAATCATCCCTTACTTGGTACTGTATCTCGGAAGACAGCTCCCCAACGAAGCGTCAAGAAATTGACACATAGCGTTAACTGGAATAGTGCGGACGGTTGCCCAGAAATGACGGATGGAACAACAGGCCTACTACACAACAGTGGATATAGCAAAACAACGTTAACCAC gACCAAATCAAGACTGTGTAAACGAGAGCTGCTGCGGTCCTATAATGAAATAGGTACGGATGTAGGCTTACGGACCCTTGTCAAGAATGACTACCTAGCGACTAAACAAACATCTACGCAATACCAGCGCTGCAAGAAATCCCTGTATGCAGCCTTACACAGCCAGGGGTATGGGACATGGTTAGGACTTCCGAGAGAATGCCAGGAATTTTCAACGTCTCCCAACTGCTTTCCGTCGTATCGCGCACCTAGGTAA